From Bdellovibrio sp. ArHS, the proteins below share one genomic window:
- a CDS encoding pyridoxal-dependent decarboxylase: MKDCAPQDLSIKSFFLGPQSENADWLRSEFLSILDHWFTWRQDHFPEDGKAISREDQKSPEFQDKRKKMHAAIQSLMSRFENEIPQFSPRYVGHMYSEVSLPALIGHFIALLQNPNIISTEAAKVGSFVEEEAIKALGEMVGFDRKDCTGHFTSGGTVANIEGLWRARYRMDHFLSLGSYLNQHHGYEFTYFSAAHMGWKQYNDLIEKHHIHEPDLRGHSIVALGPWRAQTVYGQTFGHVFQGAVVLVPNSKHYSWLKAVSLLGFGDESFIPIELDSQGVLDTKDLARKIDHFRSQNRPIAMIVSVAGTTELGKCDPVHEVQNILDQQMAQHGYHIWHHVDAAYGGYFCTLKEKLDERTCESLKGIARVNSVTVDPHKLGYIPYACGAFLVPDPINDRVSAFQAEYIQSPHQGIDRWLKTLEGSRAASGATATWMTNENIGLTEDGYGKILEKTIAARAQLEALLSKRTQLKYLSHQNLNLLCLVNCSADGSLAKTNALTERLIERINANGRFMVSKTTLKMEQYAELIKQEAKNMKLNVDTQQMVLLRLTLMNPFLVTKETNISYLQELEKELYENA, encoded by the coding sequence ATGAAAGACTGTGCTCCGCAAGATTTATCTATCAAAAGTTTCTTTTTAGGTCCTCAATCCGAAAATGCCGATTGGTTGCGTTCGGAGTTTCTTTCAATCTTGGACCACTGGTTTACCTGGCGACAGGATCACTTTCCCGAGGATGGTAAGGCCATTTCGCGCGAAGATCAGAAGTCCCCCGAGTTTCAAGATAAGCGAAAAAAAATGCATGCGGCCATTCAAAGTCTGATGTCTCGCTTTGAAAACGAAATCCCGCAGTTCTCGCCTCGTTATGTGGGCCACATGTATTCAGAGGTTTCACTTCCAGCTTTAATCGGGCACTTCATTGCGCTTTTACAAAATCCCAATATTATTTCTACAGAAGCGGCGAAGGTCGGTTCTTTTGTCGAAGAAGAGGCGATCAAAGCCTTAGGGGAGATGGTTGGTTTTGACCGTAAAGACTGCACCGGGCATTTCACCAGCGGTGGCACCGTGGCGAATATCGAGGGACTGTGGCGCGCTCGTTATCGCATGGATCATTTTCTGTCTTTAGGGTCCTATTTGAATCAACATCACGGCTATGAATTTACTTATTTCTCGGCCGCGCACATGGGATGGAAGCAGTATAATGACCTTATTGAGAAGCACCACATACATGAGCCGGACTTAAGAGGTCACAGCATCGTGGCTTTGGGACCTTGGCGAGCGCAGACTGTGTATGGTCAGACTTTTGGTCATGTCTTTCAGGGGGCCGTCGTCTTGGTGCCCAACTCGAAGCACTATTCTTGGTTGAAGGCTGTTTCACTTTTGGGTTTTGGTGACGAGTCTTTTATTCCTATTGAGCTGGATTCTCAAGGTGTCTTAGACACGAAGGACCTGGCTAGAAAGATCGATCACTTCCGAAGTCAGAATCGCCCTATCGCTATGATTGTCAGTGTTGCCGGGACAACGGAGCTTGGAAAATGTGATCCGGTTCATGAAGTCCAAAATATTTTAGATCAACAGATGGCTCAGCATGGCTATCATATCTGGCACCATGTCGATGCGGCTTATGGCGGATATTTCTGCACCTTGAAGGAAAAGTTGGATGAAAGAACCTGTGAGTCACTGAAGGGGATTGCCCGAGTCAATTCAGTGACGGTGGACCCGCACAAACTGGGATACATTCCCTATGCCTGCGGAGCTTTTCTGGTACCCGATCCTATCAATGACCGTGTTTCCGCTTTTCAGGCCGAGTACATTCAGTCACCTCATCAAGGAATTGATCGCTGGTTAAAAACTCTGGAAGGATCGCGCGCGGCCTCTGGGGCGACCGCGACCTGGATGACGAATGAAAATATCGGACTGACTGAAGACGGGTATGGAAAGATATTAGAGAAAACCATTGCGGCTCGAGCCCAGTTGGAAGCTCTTCTAAGTAAAAGAACGCAGTTAAAATATTTAAGTCATCAGAATCTGAATCTGTTATGTCTGGTGAATTGTTCTGCGGATGGCAGTCTTGCGAAAACCAACGCTTTGACGGAAAGACTTATTGAACGCATCAATGCCAATGGGCGGTTTATGGTGTCTAAGACCACTTTGAAAATGGAGCAGTACGCGGAGCTTATTAAGCAGGAAGCCAAGAACATGAAGTTGAACGTGGACACGCAGCAAATGGTGCTGTTGCGGCTGACACTGATGAATCCGTTTTTGGTGACGAAAGAGACAAATATTTCGTACTTACAGGAACTGGAAAAAGAACTTTACGAAAATGCGTAA
- a CDS encoding methyl-accepting chemotaxis protein, with amino-acid sequence MAAVSSWLRGVRFKLLVLILIPSALFIVLSLTAIWALRAQFSNSATLANQLFPKNQIIMNIRVHGNAMMRFLWTAEAEVDNPVVRKEKLEEVRKRHALLLKLTDEFGQKYLTEDLKEKFPIVLNELQNLDKPLNEIMTLLEAHDPANALKARKIMLEVLVPHVQAMIQAAMDSSDIIETEVAAEVKDSQNVANWGERIVVGLSVLGIVGIVFVGIWIGQTLALSLTRVLKGIEQTEEQVLTVSQQLAAASHQVSSGAVQAASSLEETVASVEELSSMVKNNAESASTASHLSKDSLKSGEHGEKEINHMIELMYEISASSKKIEEIISIIDDIAFQTNLLALNASVEAARAGEHGRGFAVVAEAVRSLSQRSSVAAKDISDLIRTSVSKIDEGENAAKESGEHLQKILLSIRKMTSLTEEIAAASKDQAEGISQISKAMNELDTSVQQNASASEEVAASSEEMTQQAKYLDESVLELSHLITGHPQAS; translated from the coding sequence ATGGCAGCGGTCAGTTCATGGTTGCGAGGCGTTCGCTTTAAACTATTGGTTTTAATTCTGATTCCCAGTGCTCTTTTCATTGTCTTAAGTCTGACGGCTATCTGGGCATTGCGGGCGCAGTTTTCGAATAGTGCGACTTTAGCCAATCAGCTGTTTCCCAAGAACCAGATCATCATGAATATCCGCGTGCATGGGAATGCGATGATGCGTTTTCTGTGGACGGCAGAGGCGGAAGTCGACAATCCCGTTGTGCGCAAGGAAAAATTAGAAGAGGTCCGCAAGCGCCATGCGCTTTTACTAAAGTTGACCGATGAATTTGGGCAAAAATATTTGACGGAGGATTTGAAGGAGAAGTTTCCCATAGTTCTTAATGAGCTTCAGAATTTAGATAAACCGCTTAACGAAATTATGACCTTACTGGAGGCTCACGATCCCGCAAATGCATTGAAAGCACGTAAGATCATGTTGGAGGTTCTTGTACCGCATGTGCAAGCGATGATTCAGGCGGCGATGGACTCCAGTGACATTATCGAAACCGAAGTGGCCGCCGAAGTGAAGGATTCCCAGAACGTCGCCAATTGGGGAGAACGTATTGTCGTCGGCTTAAGTGTGCTGGGAATTGTGGGGATCGTATTTGTGGGAATTTGGATCGGTCAGACCCTGGCGCTGTCACTGACCCGGGTGTTAAAAGGTATTGAGCAGACGGAAGAACAGGTGTTGACCGTGAGCCAACAATTAGCGGCGGCCAGTCATCAGGTTTCTTCCGGGGCCGTTCAGGCGGCAAGTTCATTGGAAGAAACCGTGGCTTCGGTTGAAGAGCTTTCCAGCATGGTGAAGAACAACGCAGAAAGCGCCTCGACGGCGTCGCATCTTTCCAAAGACAGTTTGAAGTCAGGGGAGCACGGTGAAAAAGAGATCAACCATATGATCGAGTTGATGTACGAAATATCAGCCAGCTCCAAAAAAATCGAAGAGATCATTTCCATTATTGATGATATCGCCTTTCAGACGAATCTTTTGGCTTTAAATGCGTCGGTGGAAGCCGCCAGGGCTGGGGAGCACGGGCGGGGATTCGCCGTCGTGGCCGAAGCCGTGCGCAGTCTTTCGCAAAGAAGTTCTGTTGCGGCCAAAGACATTTCGGATCTGATTCGAACCAGCGTCAGCAAAATTGATGAAGGTGAAAATGCCGCCAAAGAAAGTGGCGAGCACTTACAAAAAATCCTTCTTTCCATTCGCAAGATGACCAGTCTGACCGAAGAGATCGCCGCCGCCAGTAAGGATCAGGCCGAAGGAATATCTCAGATTTCCAAAGCCATGAACGAACTGGATACGTCAGTTCAGCAAAACGCTTCAGCCTCAGAGGAAGTTGCGGCGTCTTCTGAAGAAATGACCCAACAGGCGAAATACCTTGATGAATCCGTTTTGGAGCTGTCACATTTGATTACAGGACACCCGCAAGCGTCCTAA